One genomic region from Prunus persica cultivar Lovell chromosome G3, Prunus_persica_NCBIv2, whole genome shotgun sequence encodes:
- the LOC109947922 gene encoding receptor like protein 30-like, with amino-acid sequence MGMESWRSKFISLHCFIFLSLIATHCFLFVQTQALAQVDECSALLQFKESFAINKSVSADPLAYPKVSFWTREGDGNRSNCCSWDGVECDEDFGHVVGLDLRSSCLYGSINSSNTLFRLVHLQRLDLSDNHFNFSQIPSRFGHDLSSLTYLNLSYSLFSGQIPSEISKLSKLSTLDLSFNGPKFDAYGIPLKLTKANMRSLVQNLTTIKQLHLNWVEMYFTVPDILVNASSLTSLQLRDCELNGEFPVGIFHLPNLEVLDVNGNSNLTGYFPNFNKSNVFKKLNVGATNFSGMLPASMGNLHSLNFLDISWCHFYPLIPSSLGNLTQLNYLDMISFNDIPNNNSTGQLVSEYSLSWIASLTNLYSLSLWANKFRGKFPSFVANLTQLSFLQLGGNEITGQIPSWLMNLTQLTTLYLVGNNLSGAIPRSLFQLQNLEILDLSSNSLSGQVEFDQFSQPKKLKELRLAYNKLSLQIITNLSATVPQLELLDLTSCNLTEFPEFLKYQSELRFLQLSDNNIQGQIPKWVWNATRETLLLLDLSSNFLTGFDQNPINLPWQNLYALDLRTNMLQGSLPIPPQSIINYVVGSNHYSGEISPSFCNLNHLHILDLSNNSLSGMLPQCLGNSSALEILMLMNNSFHGSIPQICPVANSLKMVDLSYNQLQGKVPRSMANCTRLEFLNLGNNHMRDIFPSWLGALPALQFLSLRSNGFHGMIGKYATNHDFPKLCIIDLSDNGFSGVLPSNCLENWNSMKFVDESQQTYFQVISTSYNNSAKYSYSFSYPYSITTFAKGVELKFIWTPYLLRFIDFSSNRFEGEIPAGVIGNLRGLLFLNLSNNALTGLIPSSLWNLTALESLDLSRNQLSGRIPGNLAQLTFLEYFNVSYNHLWGPIPLGQQFGTFLEDSFQGNSGLCGKPLSKKCDSSISLPPSIFEEDEDSGFQIALDWYVVLPGVVSGLIVGVVAGNFWTSKNHEWFFEKFSRKRQPRGTRGRRGHRN; translated from the exons TCTTGCTTATCCGAAGGTTTCATTTTGGACGCGAGAAGGAGATGGGAATCGGAGTAATTGTTGTTCATGGGATGGTGTTGAGTGTGATGAAGACTTTGGCCATGTTGTCGGCCTTGATCTCCGAAGCAGCTGTCTCTACGGTTCTATCAATTCCAGCAACACTCTCTTCCGCCTTGTTCACTTGCAGAGGCTTGACCTCTCAGATAATCACTTCAATTTCTCTCAAATACCATCAAGATTTGGTCATGATCTTTCGAGCCTAACATATCTCAACCTTTCATATTCCTTATTCTCTGGCCAAATTCCATCAGAAATTTCAAAGTTATCGAAGCTGTCTACCCTTGATCTGTCTTTCAATGGTCCGAAATTTGATGCTTATGGTATCCCTTTGAAACTGACCAAGGCCAACATGAGAAGCCTGGTTCAGAACTTGACCACCATAAAACAACTTCATCTTAATTGGGTAGAGATGTACTTCACTGTGCCTGATATCTTGGTCAACGCATCTTCTCTCACATCTCTCCAACTTCGCGATTGTGAGTTGAATGGGGAATTCCCAGTAGGCATCTTCCACCTACCAAACTTAGAGGTTCTTGATGTGAATGGTAACTCAAACCTTACCGGTTATTTCCCTAACTTTAACAAGAGCAATGTTTTCAAGAAATTGAATGTTGGGGCCACAAATTTTTCTGGTATGCTGCCTGCTTCTATGGGAAACCTTCATTCCTTAAATTTTTTGGACATCTCTTGGTGTCATTTTTACCCCCTTATTCCATCTTCACTCGGAAACCTTACCCAGCTCAACTACCTTGACATGATTTCATTTAATGACATTCCAAATAATAATTCCACAGGCCAATTAGTTTCTGAATATTCCTTGTCTTGGATAGCAAGTTTAACCAACCTCTACAGTTTGTCCCTTTGGGCCAACAAATTCAGGGGGAAATTCCCAAGTTTTGTGGCCAACCTCACGCAACTTTCATTTCTACAATTGGGTGGTAACGAAATAACTGGTCAAATCCCATCTTGGCTTATGAATTTGACCCAGTTAACTACTCTATACCTCGTGGGTAACAATTTGAGCGGAGCAATTCCTAGGTCACTCTTCCAGCTCCAAAATCTTGAAATTCTTGACCTTTCCTCTAATAGCTTGAGTGGACAAGTTGAGTTTGATCAGTTTTCCCAGCCCAAAAAGTTAAAGGAACTTCGATTAGCATACAACAAGTTATCTCTGCAGATCATAACCAATTTGAGTGCTACTGTTCCACAGCTTGAACTTCTAGATTTGACGTCATGCAACTTAACAGAGTTtccagaatttttaaaatatcaatCCGAATTGCGCTTCTTACAACTTAGCGACAACAACATTCAAGGGCAAATACCAAAATGGGTGTGGAATGCAACTAGAGAAACTTTGTTGCTTCTCGACCTCTCTTCCAACTTCTTAACGGGATTTGACCAAAATCCAATCAATCTTCCATGGCAGAATCTATATGCTTTAGATCTCCGGACCAATATGTTACAAGGATCACTGCCAATTCCACCACAATCAATCATAAACTACGTGGTCGGCAGCAATCATTACAGTGGAGAAATTTCGCCCTCGTTCTGCAACTTGAATCATTTGCACATTCTTGATTTGTCCAACAACAGCCTGAGTGGCATGCTTCCACAATGTTTGGGGAACTCCAGTGCTCTTGAAATATTGATGCTGATGAACAATTCATTTCATGGCAGTATTCCTCAAATATGTCCAGTCGCAAATAGTTTGAAAATGGTTGATTTGAGTTACAATCAGTTGCAGGGAAAAGTACCAAGATCAATGGCCAATTGCACTCGATTAGAGTTTCTTAACCTTGGAAACAATCATATGCGTGACATCTTCCCATCTTGGTTAGGGGCACTTCCAGCACTACAGTTTCTCAGTTTGAGGTCTAATGGATTTCATGGCATGATTGGGAAGTACGCGACTAACCATGACTTCCCAAAGTTGTGCATCATTGATTTATCTGACAATGGTTTTTCAGGTGTGTTGCCCTCTAACTGCTTAGAGAACTGGAATTCCATGAAATTTGTTGACGAGAGCCAGCAAACTTATTTTCAAGTCATTTCGACATCATACAACAACTCAGCTAAATATTCGTATAGCTTTTCTTATCCATACTCAATCACGACTTTCGCAAAAGGTGTTGAGTTGAAATTTATATGGACTCCTTATCTTCTTAGATTTATAGATTTCTCAAGTAATAGATTTGAAGGAGAGATTCCAGCAGGTGTCATTGGGAATCTAAGAGGCCTTCTTTTCCTTAACCTTTCCAACAACGCTCTCACTGGTCTCATcc CATCATCTTTATGGAACTTGACGGCTCTTGAATCGTTGGATCTCTCCCGAAACCAGCTCTCAGGAAGGATCCCCGGTAATTTGGCACAACTCACTTTCCTTGAATATTTCAATGTATCCTATAACCATCTTTGGGGTCCTATACCACTTGGCCAACAATTTGGTACATTCCTAGAAGATTCATTCCAAGGAAACTCAGGTCTGTGTGGAAAGCCTTTGTCAAAGAAATGTGATAGCTCAATATCGCTACCACCATCAAtctttgaagaagatgaagattcCGGGTTTCAAATTGCACTAGATTGGTATGTGGTTCTGCCAGGAGTTGTTAGTGGTCTAATAGTTGGAGTGGTTGCTGGGAACTTTTGGACAAGCAAGAATCATGAAtggttttttgagaaatttagCAGGAAGAGGCAGCCAAGAGGCACACGGGGAAGGAGAGGACACAGAAACTAA
- the LOC18784183 gene encoding F-box protein SNE: MHHQKTPSSEDKEKRPKFFINDHIDILVEILKRLDGPSLGVAACVCRLWSTLARNDSLWEHLCFRHVSSPPPSSVRPVVVALGGYKRLYRVCVRPVLSRLSDSDLVRRVWTRDEVQLSLSLFCVDYYERSGRLGGGGGGGDASASSLMFLCNTVNV; the protein is encoded by the coding sequence ATGCATCATCAGAAGACACCATCTTCAGAAGACAAAGAGAAAAGGCCCAAGTTCTTCATCAACGACCACATTGACATCCTCGTCGAGATCCTCAAACGCCTCGACGGGCCCTCCCTCGGCGTCGCCGCCTGCGTCTGCCGCCTCTGGTCCACCCTCGCCCGCAACGACTCCCTCTGGGAACACCTCTGCTTCCGCCACGTGTCCTCCCCTCCCCCCTCCTCCGTCCGCCCCGTCGTCGTCGCCCTCGGCGGCTACAAGCGCCTCTACAGGGTCTGCGTCCGCCCCGTCCTGAGTCGACTCAGCGACTCGGACCTGGTCAGGCGTGTCTGGACTCGAGACGAGGTCCAGCTCTCGCTCTCCTTGTTCTGCGTCGACTACTACGAGCGAAGCGGCAGGCTCGGCggcggtggcggtggcggGGATGCGTCCGCATCGTCCCTCATGTTCCTCTGCAACACCGTGAACGTCTGA